One window of Thermodesulfovibrio aggregans genomic DNA carries:
- a CDS encoding methyl-accepting chemotaxis protein → MPEISKPKIKKPAGLYKKFLIVFNVSIILSTIILLAGLIITGYEIYGEEFIMKKMGILNTFLKFSPILGIFALALIAISTANVFWFRKQIIVPLSLIEEAVEAIRKGNFEKRIKLSTGDEFEKIADAFNQMMDKLSTLIQTEEERKEMQKNIIKFLQIMTQASEGDLTQKAEVTPDIFGSLADAFNLMIDGLSELVREVKIRAEDVGQHSNILNEIIQKLQSGAEIQKQEIEKIVSLIENASEIALRTKEKTATATDVSKEAIDAIVKGNEIVSETFNSMQLIRTAVQGINRRMKLLSEKLMEIGTISTIISDIANRTNLLALNASIEAARAGEEGKGFVVIAEEIRGLSEKTAKSSKNIGEIIAAIQEEATVVTKNLEEETNYVEIGTDMVNQTTQIFDKIDLIIKKIGEVISDINEYTLKQKEITDKQVNSAQTVKEITENVYEITKQLTDISDSLSNTSKEFVNVTERFKV, encoded by the coding sequence ATGCCAGAAATTTCCAAACCCAAAATTAAAAAACCAGCAGGTCTTTATAAAAAGTTTCTTATTGTATTCAATGTGTCAATTATTCTTTCAACTATTATTCTTCTTGCAGGACTTATTATTACCGGATATGAAATTTATGGTGAAGAATTTATCATGAAAAAAATGGGAATTTTAAACACATTTTTAAAATTTTCTCCTATTCTTGGAATATTTGCTTTAGCTTTAATTGCCATATCAACAGCGAATGTTTTTTGGTTTAGAAAGCAGATCATAGTCCCTCTTTCATTAATTGAAGAAGCAGTAGAAGCTATAAGAAAAGGTAATTTTGAAAAGAGAATAAAGTTAAGCACAGGTGATGAATTTGAAAAAATTGCTGATGCCTTTAATCAAATGATGGATAAGCTTTCTACGCTAATTCAGACAGAAGAAGAGAGGAAAGAGATGCAAAAAAACATTATAAAATTCTTACAGATTATGACTCAGGCCTCTGAAGGAGACCTTACTCAGAAAGCAGAAGTAACTCCAGATATTTTTGGTTCCTTGGCTGATGCATTTAATCTCATGATTGATGGATTGAGCGAACTTGTTAGAGAAGTAAAGATTAGAGCAGAGGATGTGGGACAGCACAGTAATATTCTTAATGAAATAATTCAAAAATTACAGTCAGGTGCTGAAATACAAAAACAGGAAATTGAAAAAATAGTATCTCTTATTGAAAATGCTTCTGAAATTGCTTTGCGTACAAAAGAAAAAACTGCCACTGCAACAGATGTTTCAAAAGAAGCCATTGATGCAATAGTTAAAGGGAATGAGATTGTGTCAGAAACATTTAATAGTATGCAATTAATTAGAACAGCTGTTCAGGGAATAAACAGAAGAATGAAACTTCTTTCAGAAAAATTGATGGAGATTGGAACAATTTCTACAATAATCAGTGATATTGCAAACAGAACAAATCTTCTTGCTCTCAATGCTTCAATTGAAGCAGCTAGAGCAGGTGAGGAAGGAAAAGGATTTGTTGTTATCGCTGAAGAAATAAGAGGTTTGTCTGAAAAAACAGCTAAATCATCTAAAAATATAGGTGAGATTATTGCAGCAATTCAGGAGGAAGCAACTGTTGTTACAAAAAATCTTGAAGAAGAAACTAATTATGTTGAAATAGGAACCGACATGGTAAATCAAACAACTCAAATATTTGACAAGATTGATTTAATTATAAAGAAAATAGGAGAGGTTATAAGTGACATTAATGAGTATACCTTGAAACAGAAAGAAATAACAGATAAACAGGTAAATTCAGCTCAAACAGTAAAAGAAATAACTGAGAATGTTTACGAAATAACTAAACAGCTTACAGATATCTCTGATTCTCTATCCAATACTTCAAAGGAATTTGTTAATGTAACTGAAAGATTTAAAGTTTAA
- a CDS encoding hybrid sensor histidine kinase/response regulator, which translates to MDKSELIRYFLLEAEEHINTLIEGIEELETKGYDKETIESLFRTTHTLKGSASLFNFNKTATISHRLEDFFESILNEEINYNDSFLYWIKKAIDAILLLVNEVRETGEEKSEIDEEVIKSIDNIIHKKQILSIEQYKTSVFKTSPMINTVRVEIEAIDSIIASLGETLVHKNTILDKEKELFNIIEEIQNSGKRLIKEITDFSDRYWLSTQNKNEKVFDSFFTDFSDLEFDRYDEYHIFLRKIQEITNDITEGINSLFIFSEHLSSNLKSLNREINHLKNSLIEIRMLPIGKLLHRLSEAIKNIAKTHGKIIEIEIKGAEVKIDKPIFDALYEPMLHILRNSIKHGIEYPEERIIKGKEQTGHIKIYVRKEGKHIIITIQDDGKGIDIDKVKEIAIQKNFITPEHASFISKEEILSYIFAPGFSTSEEIDFQSGRGMGLTIVKTTISKLKGTIEVFSKPDKETSFIIKIPQSLSISNLLTFNAHNLNFAIPINYVEEILTLEDFPQAITERNINHKNRTIPVKVFSEILFSTNGKKIEKGYVIVFNFSGIRKGLIVDEISGYEEATVHSFGKFLEGLTQYLGYFISGKGIPIYVIDPLKLFEEEFMFITISPKISESFTYKGSVLVVDDSISVRKTLQSVLENKKLKVYTAKDGVEALNLLENNKVDLIVTDLEMPVMHGYEFISRVRKDPRFKNLPIVVLTSRGTKKHEEKAIAAGADGFIVKPFDEKSIEEQIINRLSQPELHY; encoded by the coding sequence ATGGATAAATCCGAGCTAATAAGATATTTTTTACTTGAAGCAGAAGAACATATAAATACTTTAATTGAAGGGATAGAGGAGCTTGAAACTAAGGGATACGACAAAGAAACCATAGAAAGTCTTTTCAGAACAACTCACACTTTAAAAGGTTCTGCTTCTCTTTTTAATTTCAACAAAACAGCCACAATTTCTCATCGCCTTGAAGATTTTTTTGAATCTATCTTGAATGAAGAAATAAATTATAACGATTCTTTTCTCTACTGGATAAAAAAAGCCATTGATGCAATACTCTTATTAGTAAATGAAGTACGCGAAACAGGGGAAGAAAAAAGTGAGATTGATGAGGAAGTCATAAAATCAATTGACAATATCATACATAAAAAGCAAATTCTTTCCATTGAACAATACAAAACTTCTGTTTTTAAAACCTCTCCTATGATTAATACTGTTAGAGTAGAAATTGAGGCAATTGATAGTATTATTGCGTCTTTGGGAGAAACTCTCGTTCACAAAAATACAATTTTAGACAAGGAAAAAGAATTATTTAACATTATAGAGGAAATACAAAATAGTGGTAAAAGACTTATAAAAGAAATAACTGATTTTTCAGATAGATATTGGTTATCCACACAAAATAAAAATGAAAAAGTATTTGATAGCTTCTTTACAGATTTCAGTGATCTTGAATTTGACCGATATGATGAATACCATATTTTTTTAAGGAAGATTCAGGAAATAACTAATGATATAACGGAGGGTATAAATTCGCTATTCATTTTTTCTGAACATCTCTCATCCAATTTAAAATCTCTAAACAGAGAGATCAACCATTTAAAAAACAGCCTAATTGAAATAAGAATGCTACCGATTGGAAAACTTCTACATAGACTTTCTGAAGCTATAAAAAACATAGCAAAAACCCATGGGAAAATTATTGAAATAGAGATTAAAGGAGCGGAAGTTAAAATTGACAAGCCTATTTTTGATGCACTATATGAACCAATGCTTCATATTCTTAGAAATTCTATTAAACATGGGATTGAATACCCTGAAGAAAGAATAATAAAAGGTAAAGAACAAACAGGTCATATAAAAATCTATGTAAGAAAAGAAGGTAAACATATAATTATAACCATCCAAGACGATGGTAAAGGGATAGATATTGATAAAGTAAAAGAGATCGCTATACAGAAAAATTTCATTACTCCTGAGCACGCTTCATTCATTTCAAAGGAAGAAATTCTTTCCTATATCTTTGCCCCTGGTTTTTCCACATCAGAAGAAATAGATTTCCAAAGTGGTAGAGGTATGGGGCTCACTATTGTTAAAACAACCATTTCAAAACTTAAAGGAACAATTGAAGTGTTTTCAAAACCAGATAAAGAGACTTCTTTTATAATAAAAATCCCTCAATCATTGTCTATAAGCAATCTTTTGACTTTCAATGCTCACAATTTAAATTTTGCCATACCCATTAACTATGTTGAAGAAATCTTAACTTTAGAAGACTTTCCTCAAGCTATAACAGAAAGAAATATCAACCATAAAAATAGAACTATCCCTGTTAAAGTTTTTTCAGAAATTTTATTCTCTACGAATGGCAAAAAAATTGAAAAGGGGTATGTCATTGTCTTTAATTTTTCAGGTATAAGAAAAGGACTTATTGTTGATGAAATTTCAGGTTATGAGGAAGCAACAGTTCACAGTTTCGGAAAATTTCTTGAAGGATTAACTCAATATCTTGGTTATTTTATATCTGGTAAAGGTATTCCAATATATGTCATTGATCCTTTAAAGTTATTTGAAGAAGAGTTTATGTTCATAACCATTTCGCCCAAAATTTCAGAATCTTTTACATATAAGGGTTCTGTCCTTGTCGTTGATGACTCTATAAGTGTAAGAAAGACTCTACAGAGTGTACTTGAAAATAAAAAACTAAAAGTATATACTGCAAAAGATGGAGTTGAAGCATTAAATTTACTTGAAAATAACAAAGTTGATCTTATAGTAACAGATCTTGAAATGCCTGTAATGCATGGTTATGAATTCATAAGTAGAGTCAGAAAAGATCCAAGATTCAAAAATTTACCAATAGTAGTTCTTACCTCAAGAGGGACAAAAAAACACGAAGAAAAGGCTATTGCAGCAGGAGCAGATGGATTTATTGTCAAGCCCTTTGATGAAAAATCCATAGAAGAACAGATTATTAATCGCCTATCACAGCCAGAACTTCATTATTAA
- a CDS encoding cache domain-containing protein: MRIELGLRAGIALPLLATLIAGMSVLIVFNYFMQVSTLKDEENRSIEASVNTAQVLLETATIHYQQMAHLVANMPDVQEAVSKKDRNRLLDKFLPVFNSLKENFGIAQFHFHVPPAVSLVRLHDPVHFGDDISKERKTVVQVEATKKGVRGIEIGLGGVGLRGVEPIFYKGNYVGSIDFGGGIKSEIDQIKKAIFADVGIAIYKDLLSGWQGLKDVKYVFGQWVSLYFTQQDPKLFISEASLKRAAQSKNTYYTEIVSYAGKEYIVIYTPVKDFSGKVIGFIYIVKERILSPYKVFTILGINILVYIVMLIVIALLIGYGMNKYVINPIIALTKVTDEISMGKTSQKVEIKDARGEIAILAKAIERMRITMKKLLE, from the coding sequence ATGAGAATAGAACTTGGATTAAGAGCAGGAATAGCACTGCCACTTTTGGCAACTTTGATAGCAGGAATGAGTGTTTTAATTGTTTTTAATTATTTTATGCAAGTAAGTACTCTGAAGGATGAAGAAAATCGTAGTATTGAAGCATCTGTAAACACCGCTCAAGTTTTGCTTGAAACAGCAACAATTCATTATCAACAGATGGCACATTTGGTTGCAAATATGCCAGATGTTCAGGAAGCTGTTAGTAAAAAAGATAGAAATCGCCTACTTGATAAATTTCTGCCAGTTTTTAATTCTTTAAAAGAAAATTTTGGTATTGCTCAATTTCACTTTCATGTCCCTCCTGCAGTCTCTCTTGTAAGACTTCATGATCCTGTTCATTTTGGTGATGATATTTCAAAAGAACGTAAGACTGTTGTTCAGGTAGAAGCAACCAAAAAAGGTGTAAGAGGTATTGAGATTGGATTAGGCGGAGTTGGCTTAAGAGGAGTTGAACCAATTTTTTATAAAGGTAATTATGTAGGAAGTATTGATTTTGGTGGGGGTATAAAATCTGAGATAGATCAAATTAAAAAAGCAATATTTGCTGATGTTGGAATTGCTATTTATAAAGATTTACTTTCTGGTTGGCAAGGCTTAAAGGATGTAAAATATGTCTTTGGGCAATGGGTTTCTCTTTATTTCACACAGCAAGATCCTAAGTTATTCATCTCTGAAGCATCTTTAAAAAGAGCTGCTCAATCCAAAAATACTTATTATACTGAAATTGTATCTTATGCAGGTAAAGAATATATTGTAATCTACACTCCTGTTAAAGATTTCTCAGGCAAAGTAATTGGTTTTATCTATATTGTTAAAGAAAGGATTCTTAGCCCCTATAAAGTTTTTACAATTCTTGGAATAAATATTTTAGTTTACATTGTAATGCTCATAGTTATAGCTCTTTTAATAGGATATGGTATGAATAAATATGTAATAAATCCAATAATAGCTCTTACAAAGGTTACTGATGAAATATCTATGGGGAAAACATCACAAAAAGTAGAAATTAAAGATGCTCGTGGAGAGATAGCTATTCTGGCAAAGGCAATTGAAAGAATGCGTATAACGATGAAAAAACTTCTTGAGTAA
- the efp gene encoding elongation factor P, which produces MISTSEFKKGLKIEYKGEPYEIIDFQHVKMQQRAPIVRTKIKNLKTGRVLEENFPAGEKFEKPELEEKQMQYLYSQGDSYVFMDMESYEQIAIPAEKIGDALYYIKEEMIVDVIYYKGEPLLIQPPMFVELRVVETEPAFKGDTASGGTKPAKLETGLTVKVPFHIQTGDLLKIDTRTGEYIEKVKE; this is translated from the coding sequence ATGATTTCTACATCAGAATTTAAAAAAGGCTTAAAAATTGAATACAAAGGAGAACCATACGAAATAATTGATTTTCAACATGTAAAAATGCAGCAAAGGGCACCAATTGTAAGAACAAAAATAAAAAATCTAAAAACTGGAAGAGTTCTTGAAGAGAATTTTCCTGCAGGAGAAAAATTTGAAAAACCAGAACTTGAAGAAAAACAGATGCAGTATCTTTACTCTCAGGGAGACTCATATGTCTTTATGGATATGGAAAGTTATGAACAGATTGCCATACCTGCTGAAAAAATTGGAGATGCCCTTTACTATATAAAAGAGGAAATGATTGTAGATGTAATTTACTACAAAGGTGAACCTCTCTTGATTCAACCTCCAATGTTTGTTGAACTAAGAGTTGTTGAAACCGAACCAGCTTTTAAGGGTGATACAGCCTCTGGAGGAACAAAACCGGCAAAACTTGAAACAGGTCTCACAGTAAAAGTTCCTTTTCATATTCAGACAGGTGATTTATTAAAAATTGATACAAGAACAGGTGAGTACATTGAAAAGGTAAAGGAGTAA
- the accC gene encoding acetyl-CoA carboxylase biotin carboxylase subunit codes for MELFKKILIANRGEIAVRIIRACRELGIKTVAVYSEADKDSLHVKLADEAVCIGPANPAQSYLNITSILSAAEITDAEAIHPGYGFLSENAQFAEACINSGIVFIGPTPENIRVGGDKAKARQILKRKGIPVVPGSDGPVKDEDSCMKVIKKIGLPVIFKASAGGGGRGMRIVNDEKEIEQAFFIAQREAIAAFGNGDLYIEKYFPKIRHIEVQILADKNGNIIHLGERDCTIQRRHQKLLEEAPSPVLNEKLRKRICEYAVKAAKALKYRNIGTFEFIVDEELNPFFIEINTRVQVEHPVTEEITNIDIIKEQIKVAKGYPLSLKQSQLKFYGHAIECRINAEDPEKFIPSPGIIEFLHLPSGPGIRVDSYLYQGCKVSPYYDSLVAKIIAKGANRQEAISRMKRALQETAIKGIQTNIPLFLNIFEHPDFIKGKFFTNFIQLMQNNT; via the coding sequence ATGGAGTTATTTAAGAAAATTCTTATTGCAAATAGAGGGGAAATAGCTGTAAGAATAATTCGTGCCTGTAGAGAGCTTGGCATAAAAACCGTTGCTGTTTATTCTGAAGCTGATAAAGATTCTTTACATGTAAAACTGGCAGATGAAGCAGTTTGCATTGGTCCTGCAAATCCTGCACAGAGTTATCTAAACATTACATCAATTCTCTCTGCAGCAGAAATAACAGATGCTGAAGCGATCCATCCAGGATATGGATTTTTATCCGAAAACGCGCAATTTGCAGAGGCTTGCATCAACTCTGGAATAGTGTTTATTGGTCCTACTCCTGAAAATATCAGAGTTGGAGGAGATAAAGCAAAAGCAAGACAGATACTTAAAAGGAAAGGTATTCCTGTAGTACCAGGAAGTGACGGACCTGTAAAAGATGAAGACTCCTGTATGAAAGTAATCAAAAAAATAGGACTGCCAGTAATATTTAAAGCTTCTGCAGGCGGTGGTGGAAGAGGGATGAGAATAGTAAATGACGAAAAAGAAATTGAACAAGCTTTTTTTATAGCTCAAAGAGAAGCTATTGCAGCTTTTGGTAATGGTGATCTCTATATTGAAAAATACTTTCCGAAAATAAGACATATAGAAGTGCAAATACTTGCTGATAAAAATGGTAATATTATTCATCTTGGGGAGAGAGACTGTACTATACAGCGCAGACATCAGAAACTGCTTGAAGAAGCTCCTTCTCCAGTTTTAAACGAAAAATTAAGAAAAAGGATATGTGAGTATGCTGTAAAAGCAGCAAAGGCTTTAAAATACAGAAATATAGGCACCTTTGAGTTCATTGTTGATGAAGAGTTAAATCCCTTCTTTATTGAAATAAATACAAGAGTTCAGGTAGAACACCCAGTGACAGAGGAAATCACCAACATTGATATCATTAAGGAGCAGATAAAAGTTGCTAAAGGTTATCCTTTATCTCTTAAACAATCTCAACTTAAGTTTTATGGACATGCTATAGAATGTAGAATTAACGCAGAAGATCCTGAAAAGTTTATTCCGTCTCCGGGTATTATAGAATTTTTACATCTTCCGAGCGGACCAGGCATAAGGGTTGATAGCTATCTTTATCAGGGATGTAAAGTATCTCCCTATTATGATTCCCTGGTAGCTAAAATTATTGCAAAAGGAGCAAATAGACAGGAAGCAATAAGTAGAATGAAAAGAGCTCTTCAGGAAACAGCAATAAAGGGAATTCAAACAAATATACCTTTATTTTTAAATATTTTTGAGCATCCCGATTTTATTAAGGGCAAATTCTTTACAAATTTTATCCAGTTGATGCAAAATAATACCTAA
- the accB gene encoding acetyl-CoA carboxylase biotin carboxyl carrier protein → MELEEIKEIISFLKDTDVTELNIEKEGFKIRIKRGYVYAPVEITKTVKTSVEPSQPSYQKEVLKEEETLHTITSPLVGTFYRASSPDAPPFVEVGSQVKKGQVLCIIEAMKIMNEIESDVSGIVRKILVENGQPVEYGEPLFLIEVTE, encoded by the coding sequence ATGGAACTTGAAGAAATAAAAGAAATAATATCTTTTTTAAAAGATACTGATGTAACCGAATTAAACATTGAAAAAGAAGGATTTAAAATCAGAATTAAAAGAGGTTATGTTTATGCACCTGTAGAAATAACTAAAACAGTTAAAACATCTGTTGAGCCTTCACAACCTTCTTATCAGAAAGAAGTTTTAAAGGAAGAAGAGACTCTTCACACAATTACTTCTCCACTGGTTGGAACATTTTATAGAGCATCCTCTCCGGATGCTCCACCATTTGTTGAGGTTGGCTCACAGGTAAAAAAGGGACAGGTTTTATGCATAATTGAGGCAATGAAAATTATGAATGAGATTGAAAGTGATGTTTCAGGTATTGTGAGAAAGATACTCGTTGAAAATGGTCAACCAGTAGAATATGGAGAACCTCTATTTTTAATTGAGGTAACTGAGTGA
- a CDS encoding response regulator, whose product MSKGKILVLDDSPLVRKLAEVSLQEAGYDVYTAGDGEEGLKIAEEVKPDLILVDFIMPKMTGAQVCKLIRENEVLKEIPIILITGKGETVGKTFIEKYGVLDYFIKPFKSEELVGKINQVLGKIPQIKETTEEIPAFSFEPSGIELKSEEETESFELSESELQESISLPETEEISLSEEKEINLTEKIELEEIELKKDTLEQLEPSLPVEDLIEPGELEILEKSESFEIEELKVQDIKPAEDLIEESTKTEIEETKLAFDLTALEKIIDNKLDNFYEKITSLFDSTVEATLKKYGLIKDYSVILSGSLNFFRISEIFDLINSKNLNGIFYAFGNGVAYEFLFINGKVIYGISNLQKQKIGSKLLKELSDEEIKNFTVETLSYLKNITNGSFIFEKKDFSEAWLLNKPGYTPLELFSENIIK is encoded by the coding sequence ATGTCTAAAGGAAAAATTTTAGTATTGGATGATAGTCCTCTTGTAAGAAAACTTGCAGAAGTCTCTCTACAGGAAGCAGGATATGACGTTTATACGGCAGGTGATGGAGAAGAAGGACTGAAAATTGCTGAGGAAGTTAAACCCGATTTAATTTTAGTTGACTTTATAATGCCCAAGATGACAGGTGCTCAAGTATGTAAACTTATAAGGGAAAATGAGGTTCTTAAGGAAATTCCTATTATTTTGATTACTGGAAAAGGTGAAACAGTTGGAAAGACATTTATTGAAAAATACGGAGTTCTTGATTATTTCATAAAACCCTTCAAATCAGAAGAATTGGTAGGTAAAATTAATCAAGTTCTTGGAAAAATTCCCCAGATTAAAGAAACTACTGAGGAAATCCCTGCTTTTAGTTTTGAACCTTCAGGAATAGAACTAAAAAGTGAGGAAGAAACAGAATCTTTCGAACTATCTGAGAGTGAATTACAAGAGTCTATTTCACTACCTGAAACTGAAGAAATATCATTGTCAGAAGAAAAAGAAATTAATTTAACAGAAAAAATTGAATTAGAAGAAATTGAATTAAAAAAAGATACCCTTGAACAATTAGAGCCATCTCTTCCAGTAGAGGATCTGATTGAACCTGGAGAGTTGGAAATATTAGAAAAATCAGAAAGTTTTGAAATAGAAGAATTAAAAGTACAAGATATTAAGCCTGCTGAGGACTTAATTGAAGAATCAACAAAAACAGAGATTGAAGAAACAAAACTTGCCTTCGATTTAACTGCTCTTGAAAAAATAATAGATAATAAATTAGATAACTTTTATGAAAAAATAACCTCTCTATTTGATAGCACAGTTGAAGCAACACTAAAAAAATATGGATTGATAAAAGATTATTCTGTTATTTTATCGGGAAGTTTAAATTTCTTCAGAATTTCTGAAATTTTTGATTTAATCAATTCTAAAAACCTAAATGGTATATTCTATGCTTTTGGTAATGGGGTTGCTTACGAATTTTTATTTATAAATGGAAAAGTTATATATGGAATCTCAAATTTACAAAAACAAAAAATTGGTTCCAAACTATTAAAAGAACTCTCTGATGAGGAAATAAAGAATTTTACTGTGGAAACTTTAAGTTACTTGAAAAATATTACGAACGGAAGTTTTATTTTTGAAAAAAAAGATTTTTCAGAAGCATGGTTGTTGAATAAACCAGGTTATACACCTTTAGAACTTTTTAGTGAAAATATTATAAAATGA
- a CDS encoding response regulator, with the protein MYKVLVAEDSNVDAKYIESILKEGGYELFFAKDGEEAEELIKRENFDLVILDVVMPKKNGFQICREMKKNEKTKNIPVIIVTSKKEEADKYWGKMQGADEYITKPFEPIDLLVAVKKCLKK; encoded by the coding sequence ATGTATAAAGTTCTTGTTGCAGAAGATTCAAATGTAGATGCTAAATATATAGAGTCTATCCTCAAAGAAGGAGGATATGAACTTTTTTTTGCAAAAGATGGAGAAGAAGCTGAAGAATTGATAAAACGAGAAAATTTTGATTTAGTTATTTTAGATGTTGTCATGCCTAAAAAAAACGGTTTTCAAATATGCAGAGAAATGAAAAAAAATGAAAAAACAAAAAATATACCTGTAATTATTGTTACTTCCAAAAAAGAGGAAGCTGATAAATACTGGGGTAAGATGCAAGGAGCTGATGAATATATTACAAAACCTTTTGAACCAATTGATCTTTTGGTAGCGGTGAAGAAATGTCTGAAGAAATAA
- a CDS encoding chemotaxis protein CheW → MSEEIKAEKSYFVLGVGEREFIVPKEYVVQVLDVTRIFPIPGSPDYIIGVIPVRGKIIPAVDLAKVYNIERLNYSDNKLLVIEVKGEKIGILSDIAPFPVNFDPDIEVEDLIDPEKLFEQLKVSAQKPVDTKADG, encoded by the coding sequence ATGTCTGAAGAAATAAAAGCTGAAAAATCATATTTTGTTTTAGGAGTAGGCGAGAGAGAGTTTATTGTTCCCAAAGAATATGTTGTTCAGGTTTTGGATGTTACAAGAATATTTCCAATTCCAGGGTCTCCTGACTACATTATTGGAGTTATACCTGTAAGAGGAAAAATTATACCAGCAGTAGACTTAGCAAAAGTTTACAATATTGAAAGATTAAACTATTCTGATAACAAATTGTTGGTTATTGAAGTAAAAGGTGAAAAAATAGGAATCTTGTCCGATATAGCACCTTTCCCTGTTAATTTTGATCCTGATATAGAGGTAGAAGATTTAATTGATCCTGAAAAGTTATTTGAACAACTGAAAGTAAGCGCTCAAAAACCTGTTGATACTAAGGCTGATGGATAA